In Streptantibioticus cattleyicolor NRRL 8057 = DSM 46488, a genomic segment contains:
- a CDS encoding ROK family transcriptional regulator, with the protein METPGSQSSLHRANLERVVRAVRLAGSLTQAEIARTTGLSAATVSNIVRELKDTGTVQVTPTSSGGRRARSVSLSAEAGIVVGVDFGHSHLRVAVGNLAHQVLAEETEPIDVDASAAEGFDRAEALVGRLIEATGIGPGKVIGVGLGVPGPIDVATGVLGSTAILPGWGGINPREELSGRLGMPVHVDNDANLGALGELVWGAGRGVQDLAYIKVASGVGAGLVINGRIYRGPGGTAGEIGHITLDESGPVCRCGNRGCLETFTAARYVLELLRGSHGPELTVPGMVRLARDGDPGCRRVVADVGRHVGMGVANLCNVLNPSRVVLGGDLAEAGELVLAPIRESVARYAIPSAARQLAVVPGALGARAEVLGALALVLSEMGDSTLLEESAPATLAFT; encoded by the coding sequence GTGGAGACTCCGGGATCGCAGTCCTCGCTGCACCGGGCCAACCTGGAGCGAGTGGTCCGCGCCGTACGGCTGGCCGGGTCGCTCACCCAGGCCGAGATCGCCCGCACCACCGGGCTGTCGGCGGCCACCGTCTCCAACATCGTCCGCGAGCTGAAGGACACCGGCACCGTCCAGGTCACCCCGACCTCCTCCGGTGGCCGCCGGGCGCGCAGCGTGTCGCTGTCGGCGGAGGCCGGGATCGTGGTCGGCGTCGACTTCGGCCACTCCCACCTGCGGGTTGCGGTGGGCAACCTGGCCCACCAGGTGCTCGCCGAGGAGACCGAGCCGATCGACGTGGACGCCTCCGCCGCCGAGGGGTTCGACCGGGCCGAGGCGCTGGTGGGCCGGCTGATCGAGGCCACCGGCATCGGCCCGGGCAAGGTGATCGGGGTCGGCCTCGGCGTCCCCGGCCCGATCGACGTGGCCACCGGCGTCCTCGGCTCCACCGCGATCCTGCCGGGCTGGGGCGGGATCAACCCGCGCGAGGAGCTCTCCGGCCGGCTCGGCATGCCGGTGCACGTGGACAACGACGCCAACCTCGGCGCCCTGGGCGAGCTGGTGTGGGGGGCCGGCCGCGGGGTGCAGGACCTGGCGTACATCAAGGTGGCCAGCGGGGTCGGCGCCGGCCTGGTGATCAACGGCCGGATCTACCGCGGCCCGGGCGGCACGGCCGGCGAGATCGGCCACATCACGCTGGACGAGTCGGGGCCGGTGTGCCGCTGCGGCAACCGCGGCTGCCTGGAGACCTTCACCGCCGCCCGGTACGTGCTGGAGCTGCTGCGCGGCAGCCACGGCCCGGAGCTGACGGTGCCGGGCATGGTGCGGCTGGCCCGGGACGGCGACCCGGGGTGCCGCCGGGTGGTCGCCGACGTCGGCCGGCACGTCGGGATGGGGGTGGCCAACCTGTGCAACGTGCTCAACCCCAGCCGTGTCGTGCTCGGCGGCGACCTCGCCGAGGCGGGAGAGTTGGTGCTGGCGCCGATCCGGGAATCCGTGGCGCGTTACGCGATTCCCAGCGCCGCCCGGCAGCTCGCGGTGGTTCCGGGGGCGCTCGGCGCCCGTGCCGAAGTCCTCGGCGCGTTGGCGCTGGTGCTCAGTGAAATGGGCGATTCAACGCTTTTGGAGGAATCTGCTCCCGCCACGCTTGCGTTCACCTAG
- a CDS encoding carbohydrate ABC transporter permease: protein MSTPTTEPTPAAPPEPRPAPARPRPKEERFADAGGVLNVFSHGFLALWAVMIVLPLVWIVLSSFKTDAQIGGSAWAWPAHWSFDVFGRAWDKGIGGFLLHTVIVLVFSVTLTMLFGSMAAYVLARYPFPGNRFLYYLFVAGAMFPVYLALVPLFFMVKNLGMLNSYQGLILVYVAYSMPFTVFFMHSFFRTLPTAVHEAAMIDGCSHTRAFFQVMLPIAKPGLLSVGIFNVLGQWNQYILPLTLMQKQSGADSDRSVLTQGLVNLMLQQGYNGDMPALFAGMTIAMLPVLVVYLSFQRQVQSGLTAGTLK from the coding sequence ATGAGCACACCGACCACGGAACCCACCCCCGCCGCGCCGCCGGAGCCCCGGCCGGCCCCGGCCCGTCCCCGGCCGAAGGAGGAGCGCTTCGCCGACGCGGGGGGCGTGCTCAACGTCTTCTCCCACGGCTTCCTGGCGCTGTGGGCGGTCATGATCGTGCTGCCGCTGGTGTGGATCGTGCTCAGCTCGTTCAAGACCGACGCCCAGATCGGCGGCAGCGCCTGGGCGTGGCCGGCCCACTGGTCCTTCGACGTCTTCGGCCGGGCCTGGGACAAAGGCATCGGCGGCTTCCTGCTGCACACCGTGATCGTGCTGGTCTTCTCGGTCACGCTCACGATGCTCTTCGGCTCCATGGCCGCCTACGTGCTCGCCCGCTACCCGTTCCCGGGGAACCGGTTCCTCTACTACCTCTTCGTCGCCGGCGCGATGTTCCCGGTGTATCTCGCCCTGGTGCCGCTGTTCTTCATGGTGAAGAACCTCGGCATGCTCAACAGTTACCAGGGGCTGATCCTGGTCTACGTCGCCTATTCGATGCCGTTCACCGTCTTCTTCATGCACTCGTTCTTCCGCACGCTGCCGACCGCGGTGCACGAGGCCGCCATGATCGACGGCTGCTCGCACACCCGGGCCTTCTTCCAGGTCATGCTGCCCATTGCCAAACCGGGGCTGCTCAGCGTCGGCATCTTCAACGTGCTCGGCCAGTGGAACCAGTACATCCTGCCGTTGACCTTGATGCAGAAGCAGAGCGGCGCCGACTCCGACCGCTCGGTGCTCACCCAGGGCCTGGTCAACCTCATGCTCCAGCAGGGGTACAACGGCGACATGCCCGCGCTCTTCGCCGGGATGACCATCGCCATGCTCCCGGTGCTCGTGGTCTACCTCTCCTTCCAGCGCCAGGTCCAGTCCGGCCTGACCGCGGGCACGCTGAAGTAA
- a CDS encoding GntR family transcriptional regulator, translated as MLFRVDPASRTPLGDQIAGCVRRALADGTLRHGERLPSAREVAASLDVNVHTVLRGYQRLRDEGLIELRRGRGAVVTGGVLAPDRARLLERVRSLAEDARTLGLSDAEILDLLRAGVWGSG; from the coding sequence ATGCTCTTCCGGGTCGACCCCGCCTCCCGTACCCCACTGGGCGACCAGATCGCCGGCTGCGTCCGCCGGGCGCTGGCCGACGGCACGCTGCGCCACGGCGAACGGCTGCCCTCCGCCCGCGAGGTGGCCGCCTCGCTCGACGTCAACGTCCACACCGTGCTCCGCGGCTACCAGCGGCTGCGCGACGAGGGCCTGATCGAACTGCGCCGCGGCCGGGGCGCGGTGGTCACCGGCGGCGTCCTCGCCCCCGACCGCGCCCGGCTGCTGGAGCGCGTCCGCTCGCTCGCCGAGGACGCCCGCACCCTCGGCCTGTCCGACGCCGAGATCCTCGATCTGCTGCGCGCCGGGGTGTGGGGGAGCGGCTGA
- the ngcE gene encoding N-acetylglucosamine/diacetylchitobiose ABC transporter substrate-binding protein, with protein MGSTIEPNRLNRRDLIKRAAALGIAAVPVTGLLSACAASGGGGGGGKQESGKKSATNPFGVADSAALEVVIFKGGFGDDYAKRFESLYAKEHPKAKVSHTATQNITGLLQPRLNAGNPPDVVDDSGNAQIKLDVLEKAGQLADLGPLLDAPSVDDPSKKVRDILMPGTVDLGTVNGKFCSLQYVYTVFGLWYSGKLFKQHGWTAPKTWADFLSLGGEIKKAGIAPFAHQGKYPYYINVAIVDLIIKNGGLDTLKRIDSLDDSVWDGDAAKHAIEAVYELVDKDYLLPGTNGMTHIEAQTAWNQYRAAFVPCGAWLENEQLKATPSDFEMTFTPMPSLPGDKLPFEAIRGGANEPYIVPKNARNVAGGLEFMRQMLSKAGATAFAQTANSLTVVKDGIDPGISLRPGTRSTVTALKAAGANVFNPTYMYTASSLDVDMGNASAELMAKRIKPAEWLNRVKAATRKAKNGGE; from the coding sequence ATGGGATCCACCATCGAGCCGAACCGGCTCAACCGCCGAGACCTGATCAAACGCGCGGCCGCGCTGGGAATCGCGGCGGTTCCGGTGACCGGCCTCCTGAGCGCCTGCGCCGCCTCCGGGGGCGGCGGTGGCGGTGGTAAGCAGGAGAGCGGCAAGAAGAGCGCCACCAATCCGTTCGGTGTCGCCGACAGCGCCGCGCTGGAGGTCGTCATCTTCAAGGGCGGCTTCGGCGACGACTACGCCAAGCGCTTCGAGTCGCTGTACGCCAAGGAACATCCGAAGGCGAAGGTGTCGCACACGGCGACCCAGAACATCACCGGTCTGCTCCAGCCGCGGCTCAACGCCGGGAATCCCCCGGACGTGGTCGACGATTCGGGAAACGCTCAGATCAAACTGGACGTGCTGGAAAAGGCTGGTCAGCTCGCCGATCTCGGCCCGCTGCTGGACGCGCCGTCGGTGGACGATCCGAGCAAGAAGGTCCGCGACATCCTGATGCCGGGCACCGTCGACCTGGGCACGGTCAACGGCAAGTTCTGCAGCCTGCAATACGTCTACACCGTCTTCGGACTGTGGTATTCCGGAAAGCTCTTCAAGCAGCACGGCTGGACCGCTCCGAAGACCTGGGCGGATTTCCTCTCACTCGGCGGCGAGATCAAGAAGGCGGGTATCGCCCCCTTCGCCCACCAGGGCAAATACCCGTACTACATCAACGTCGCCATCGTCGACCTGATCATCAAGAACGGCGGTCTCGACACCCTCAAGCGGATCGACAGCCTCGACGACTCGGTGTGGGACGGGGACGCGGCCAAGCACGCCATCGAGGCGGTCTACGAACTCGTCGACAAGGACTACCTGCTCCCGGGCACCAACGGCATGACCCACATCGAGGCGCAGACCGCCTGGAACCAGTACCGGGCGGCCTTCGTCCCGTGCGGCGCCTGGCTGGAGAACGAGCAGCTCAAGGCGACGCCGTCGGACTTCGAGATGACCTTCACGCCGATGCCCTCGCTGCCCGGCGACAAGCTGCCCTTCGAGGCCATCCGGGGCGGGGCCAACGAGCCGTACATCGTGCCGAAGAACGCCAGGAACGTCGCCGGCGGACTGGAGTTCATGCGGCAGATGCTCAGCAAGGCGGGGGCCACCGCGTTCGCCCAGACCGCCAACTCGCTCACCGTGGTCAAGGACGGCATCGACCCGGGCATCTCGCTGCGCCCCGGCACCCGTTCCACGGTGACCGCGCTCAAGGCGGCCGGCGCCAACGTCTTCAACCCCACCTACATGTACACCGCCAGCTCCCTGGACGTGGACATGGGCAACGCCAGCGCCGAGCTGATGGCCAAGCGCATCAAGCCGGCCGAATGGCTCAATCGGGTCAAGGCCGCCACCCGCAAGGCGAAGAACGGCGGCGAATGA
- the argF gene encoding ornithine carbamoyltransferase, translating to MAVDLKGRHFLKEIDFTPEEFRSLVELAGELKAAKRAGTEEQRLRGRNIALVFEKTSTRTRCSFEVAAADQGASTTYLDPAGSQIGHKESVKDTARVLGRMFDGIEYRGSGQEIVEELAAHAGVPVWNGLTDEWHPTQMLADVLTMTEHSAKPLDGIAYAYLGDARSNMGNSLLVTGALLGMDVRVVAPRALWPADSVVAEARRLAAETGARVTLTEDVAEGVRGADFVHTDVWVSMGEPKEVWDERITMLRPYAVTMDVLRATGNPDVKFMHCLPAYHDLGTALGREIHAAYGLDCLEVTDEVFESAHSIVFDQAENRMHTIKAVLVATLG from the coding sequence ATGGCCGTCGACCTCAAGGGCCGCCATTTCCTCAAGGAGATCGACTTCACGCCCGAGGAGTTCCGCTCGCTCGTGGAGCTGGCGGGTGAGCTGAAGGCCGCCAAGCGGGCCGGTACCGAGGAGCAGCGGCTGCGGGGGCGCAACATCGCGCTGGTCTTCGAGAAGACCTCCACCCGTACCCGTTGCTCGTTCGAGGTCGCCGCGGCCGACCAGGGCGCCTCCACCACCTACCTGGACCCGGCCGGTTCGCAGATCGGCCACAAGGAGTCGGTCAAGGACACCGCCCGGGTGCTCGGCCGGATGTTCGACGGGATCGAGTACCGGGGCAGCGGCCAGGAGATCGTGGAGGAGCTGGCCGCCCACGCCGGGGTGCCGGTGTGGAACGGGCTCACCGACGAATGGCACCCCACCCAGATGCTCGCCGACGTGCTCACCATGACCGAGCACTCCGCCAAGCCGCTCGACGGGATCGCCTACGCCTACCTGGGCGACGCCCGTTCCAACATGGGCAACTCGCTGCTGGTCACCGGCGCCCTGCTCGGCATGGACGTGCGCGTCGTGGCGCCCCGGGCGCTGTGGCCGGCCGACTCCGTGGTCGCCGAGGCCCGCCGGCTCGCCGCGGAGACCGGGGCCCGGGTCACCCTCACCGAGGACGTGGCCGAGGGTGTGCGCGGCGCCGACTTCGTCCACACCGACGTGTGGGTCTCGATGGGCGAGCCCAAGGAGGTGTGGGACGAGCGGATCACCATGCTGCGCCCCTACGCGGTCACCATGGACGTGCTGCGGGCCACCGGCAACCCGGACGTGAAGTTCATGCACTGCCTGCCCGCCTACCACGACCTGGGCACCGCGCTCGGCCGGGAGATCCACGCCGCCTACGGCCTCGACTGTCTCGAAGTCACCGACGAGGTCTTCGAGTCCGCCCACTCCATCGTCTTCGACCAGGCGGAGAACCGCATGCACACCATCAAGGCGGTGCTGGTCGCCACGCTGGGCTGA
- a CDS encoding carbohydrate ABC transporter permease, with the protein MRHRKYPFIVGFLVVPVALYALLVIWPYLQTFGYSLTDWSGESQVMHFVGLRNYTTLFGDAVFVKALLHNVLLLIFLPLVTILLALFFAFMLNVGGRGTTGGVQGVRGAALYKVIFFFPQVLSIAILAVLFQAVYRSDGGGLLNGVLLKLGLEDAQHPIEWLNDPGLVLWCILAVLVWSGVGFYLVLFSAAMQSIPRDIYEAALLDGAGRYQTFFRVTLPLLWDSVQTAWVYLAIAAMDAFALVSTLTPGVAYGGGPDHHSEVLATYLMRNFLFYGKSGYACAMGVVILFLTLILSAVTLRVTRRERIEY; encoded by the coding sequence ATGCGACACCGCAAGTATCCGTTCATCGTGGGGTTCCTCGTGGTCCCGGTGGCGCTCTACGCGCTCCTGGTGATCTGGCCCTACCTGCAGACCTTCGGCTACTCGCTCACCGACTGGTCGGGCGAGTCCCAGGTGATGCACTTCGTGGGCCTGCGCAACTACACCACCCTCTTCGGCGACGCGGTCTTCGTCAAGGCGCTCCTGCACAACGTGCTGCTGCTGATCTTCCTGCCGCTCGTCACCATCCTGCTGGCGCTCTTCTTCGCCTTCATGCTCAACGTCGGCGGACGCGGCACCACCGGCGGGGTGCAGGGGGTGCGCGGCGCCGCCCTGTACAAGGTGATCTTCTTCTTCCCCCAGGTGCTCTCCATCGCCATCCTCGCCGTCCTCTTCCAGGCGGTCTACCGCAGCGACGGCGGCGGCCTGCTCAACGGCGTCCTGCTGAAGCTGGGGCTGGAGGACGCCCAGCACCCCATCGAATGGCTCAACGACCCCGGCCTGGTGCTCTGGTGCATCCTGGCGGTGCTGGTCTGGTCGGGCGTCGGCTTCTACCTGGTGCTCTTCTCGGCCGCCATGCAGTCCATCCCCAGGGACATCTACGAGGCCGCGCTGCTGGACGGGGCCGGCCGCTACCAGACGTTCTTCCGGGTCACCCTGCCGCTGCTGTGGGACAGCGTCCAGACGGCCTGGGTCTACCTGGCGATCGCGGCGATGGACGCCTTCGCGCTGGTCTCCACGCTCACCCCGGGCGTCGCCTACGGGGGCGGCCCCGACCACCACAGCGAAGTCCTCGCCACCTATCTGATGCGGAACTTCCTCTTCTACGGCAAGAGCGGATACGCCTGCGCCATGGGCGTGGTGATCCTCTTCCTCACCCTCATCCTGTCGGCCGTGACGCTGCGGGTGACCCGCCGCGAGCGCATCGAATACTGA
- the acnA gene encoding aconitate hydratase AcnA has protein sequence MSANSFDARSTLRVGDESYEIFRLDKVEGSARLPYSLKVLLENLLRTEDGANITADHIRALGGWDPAARPSREIQFTPARVIMQDFTGVPCVVDLATMREAVKELGGDASRINPLAPAELVIDHSVIADRFGTPESFAQNVELEYGRNKERYQFLRWGQTAFDEFKVVPPGTGIVHQVNIEHLARVVMVRDGKAYPDTLVGTDSHTTMVNGLGVLGWGVGGIEAEAAMLGQPVSMLIPRVVGFKLTGSLPTGTTATDLVLTITEMLRKHGVVGKFVEFYGEGVSAIPLANRATIGNMSPEFGSTAAIFPIDVETINYLKLTGRSEQQLALVEAYAKEQGLWLDPAAEPDFSEKLELDLGTVVPSIAGPKRPQDRIVLAEAADQFAVDVRNYVDASDLDEAGKESFPASDSPAVSNGVPTKPTQVTAPDGSVYEIDHGAVTVAAITSCTNTSNPYVMVAAALVAKKAVEKGLTRKPWVKTTLAPGSKVVMDYYDRAGLTPYLDKLGFNLVGYGCTTCIGNSGPLPEEVSKAVNEADLAVTSVLSGNRNFEGRINPDVKMNYLASPPLVVAYAIAGSMKVDITKDALGIDNEGNPVHLADIWPSEQEVNEVVASAIGQDMFSQSYQDVFAGDAQWQALPIPTGDTFEWDPESTYVRKPPYFEGMTPEPSPVEDIAGARVLAKLGDSVTTDHISPAGAIKADTPAGKYLLEHGVERRDFNSYGSRRGNHEVMIRGTFANIRLRNQIAPGTEGGYTRDFTQDGGPVSFIYDAAQNYQAAGVPLVILAGKEYGSGSSRDWAAKGTALLGVKAVIAESYERIHRSNLIGMGVLPLQFPEGASALSLGLTGEETFTISGITELNDGRTPRTVKVSTDSAPGEADNVHREFDAVVRIDTPGEADYYRNGGIMQYVLRSLIRK, from the coding sequence GTGTCGGCGAACAGCTTCGACGCCCGCAGCACGCTGCGCGTGGGCGACGAGTCGTACGAGATCTTCCGGCTGGACAAGGTCGAGGGCTCCGCCCGTCTGCCGTACAGCCTGAAGGTGCTGCTGGAGAACCTGCTCCGCACCGAGGACGGCGCGAACATCACCGCCGATCACATCCGGGCTCTCGGCGGCTGGGACCCGGCCGCCCGGCCGAGCCGGGAGATCCAGTTCACGCCGGCCCGCGTGATCATGCAGGACTTCACCGGTGTGCCGTGCGTCGTGGACCTGGCCACCATGCGCGAGGCCGTCAAGGAACTGGGCGGCGACGCCTCCCGGATCAACCCGCTGGCCCCCGCCGAGCTGGTCATCGACCACTCGGTGATCGCCGACCGCTTCGGCACCCCGGAATCGTTCGCCCAGAACGTCGAGCTGGAGTACGGTCGCAACAAGGAGCGCTACCAGTTCCTGCGCTGGGGCCAGACCGCCTTCGACGAGTTCAAGGTCGTCCCGCCCGGCACCGGCATCGTCCACCAGGTCAACATCGAGCACCTGGCCCGCGTCGTCATGGTCCGTGACGGCAAGGCGTACCCGGACACCCTGGTCGGCACCGACTCGCACACCACCATGGTCAACGGCCTCGGTGTGCTCGGCTGGGGCGTCGGCGGCATCGAGGCCGAGGCCGCCATGCTCGGCCAGCCGGTCTCCATGCTCATCCCGCGCGTCGTCGGCTTCAAGCTCACCGGCTCGCTGCCCACCGGCACCACCGCCACCGACCTGGTGCTCACCATCACCGAGATGCTCCGCAAGCACGGTGTGGTCGGCAAGTTCGTGGAGTTCTACGGCGAGGGCGTCTCGGCCATCCCGCTGGCCAACCGCGCCACCATCGGCAACATGTCGCCGGAGTTCGGCTCCACCGCGGCGATCTTCCCGATCGACGTCGAGACCATCAACTACCTGAAGCTGACCGGCCGTTCGGAGCAGCAGCTCGCGCTCGTCGAGGCGTACGCCAAGGAGCAGGGCCTGTGGCTCGACCCGGCCGCCGAGCCGGACTTCTCCGAGAAGCTGGAGCTGGACCTGGGCACCGTGGTGCCGTCCATCGCCGGCCCCAAGCGCCCGCAGGACCGCATCGTCCTCGCCGAGGCCGCCGACCAGTTCGCGGTGGACGTCCGCAACTACGTCGACGCCTCCGACCTCGACGAGGCCGGCAAGGAGTCCTTCCCGGCCTCCGACTCCCCCGCGGTCAGCAACGGCGTGCCCACCAAGCCGACCCAGGTGACCGCCCCCGACGGCTCGGTCTACGAGATCGACCACGGCGCCGTGACGGTGGCCGCCATCACCTCGTGCACCAACACCTCCAACCCGTACGTCATGGTCGCCGCCGCGCTGGTGGCCAAGAAGGCGGTGGAGAAGGGGCTGACCCGCAAGCCGTGGGTGAAGACCACTCTGGCCCCGGGCTCCAAGGTCGTCATGGACTACTACGACCGGGCCGGCCTCACCCCGTACCTGGACAAGCTCGGCTTCAACCTGGTCGGCTACGGCTGCACCACCTGCATCGGCAACTCCGGCCCGCTGCCGGAGGAGGTCTCCAAGGCGGTCAACGAGGCCGACCTCGCCGTCACCTCGGTGCTCTCCGGCAACCGCAACTTCGAGGGCCGGATCAACCCCGACGTCAAGATGAACTACCTGGCCTCGCCGCCGCTGGTGGTCGCCTACGCCATCGCCGGCTCGATGAAGGTGGACATCACCAAGGACGCCCTGGGCATCGACAACGAGGGCAACCCGGTCCACCTCGCCGACATCTGGCCCTCCGAGCAGGAGGTCAACGAGGTCGTCGCCTCCGCGATCGGCCAGGACATGTTCAGCCAGTCCTACCAGGACGTCTTCGCCGGCGACGCGCAGTGGCAGGCACTGCCGATCCCCACCGGCGACACCTTCGAGTGGGACCCCGAGTCCACCTACGTGCGCAAACCCCCGTACTTCGAGGGCATGACCCCCGAGCCGTCCCCGGTGGAGGACATCGCCGGCGCCCGGGTCCTGGCCAAGCTGGGCGACTCGGTCACCACCGACCACATCTCCCCGGCCGGTGCCATCAAGGCCGACACCCCGGCCGGCAAGTACCTGCTGGAGCACGGCGTCGAGCGCCGCGACTTCAACTCGTACGGCTCGCGCCGCGGCAACCACGAGGTGATGATCCGCGGCACCTTCGCCAACATCCGGCTGCGCAACCAGATCGCGCCGGGCACCGAGGGCGGCTACACCCGCGACTTCACCCAGGACGGCGGCCCGGTCTCCTTCATCTACGACGCCGCCCAGAACTACCAGGCGGCCGGCGTCCCGCTGGTGATCCTGGCGGGCAAGGAGTACGGCTCCGGCTCCTCGCGCGACTGGGCCGCCAAGGGCACCGCGCTGCTGGGCGTCAAGGCCGTCATCGCCGAGTCCTACGAGCGCATCCACCGCTCCAACCTGATCGGCATGGGCGTGCTGCCGCTGCAGTTCCCGGAGGGCGCCTCGGCGCTGTCGCTGGGGCTGACCGGTGAGGAGACCTTCACCATCAGCGGCATCACCGAGCTCAACGACGGCCGCACCCCGCGCACCGTCAAGGTGAGCACCGACAGCGCCCCCGGCGAAGCCGATAATGTGCACCGTGAGTTCGACGCCGTGGTGCGCATCGACACCCCCGGCGAGGCCGACTACTACCGCAACGGTGGCATCATGCAGTACGTGCTGCGCTCGCTCATCCGCAAGTGA
- a CDS encoding helix-turn-helix domain-containing protein produces the protein MADDYLVRIGKLIRDARQHRGWTQSQLAEALGTSQSAVNRIERGNQNISLEMIARIGEALDSEIVSLGYAGPMHLRVVGGRQLSGAIDVKTSKNACVALLCASLLNSGRTTLRRVARIEEVYRILEVLGSIGVRTRWINDGNDLEIVPPATLDLDAMDTEAARRTRSVIMFLGPLMHRTDRFKIPYAGGCDLGTRTVHPHMAALRHFGLEVTATTGSYHAEVDRTVSPSRAIVLTERGDTVTENALLAAARHDGVTVIRNASSNYMVQDLCFFLEQLGVRVEGIGTTTLTVHGVAEIDRDVDYAPSEDPVEAMSLIAAAVVTSSELTIRRVPIEFLEIELAVLEEMGLDHERSGEYPADNGRTRLIDLTVRPSKLRAPLDKIHPMPFPGLNIDNVPFFAAIAATAQGSTLIHDWVYDNRAIYLTELTRLGASVKLLDPHRVLVEGPTRWRSAEMMCPPALRPAVVVLLAMLAAEGTSVLRNVYVINRGYEELAERLNSIGAQIETFRDI, from the coding sequence ATGGCAGACGACTACCTCGTACGCATCGGCAAGCTCATCCGTGACGCCCGCCAGCACCGCGGGTGGACGCAGTCCCAGCTGGCGGAGGCGCTGGGGACCAGTCAGAGCGCGGTCAACCGGATCGAGCGCGGCAACCAGAACATCAGCCTTGAGATGATCGCCCGCATCGGCGAAGCGCTGGACAGCGAGATCGTCTCCCTGGGCTACGCCGGACCCATGCATCTGCGGGTGGTGGGGGGCCGTCAGCTCTCCGGCGCCATCGACGTCAAGACCAGCAAGAACGCCTGCGTGGCGCTGCTGTGCGCGTCGCTGCTCAACTCCGGTCGCACCACCTTGCGGCGGGTCGCCCGCATCGAGGAGGTCTACCGGATCCTGGAGGTCCTCGGCAGCATCGGGGTGCGCACCCGGTGGATCAACGACGGCAACGACCTGGAGATCGTCCCGCCGGCCACCCTCGACCTGGACGCCATGGACACCGAGGCGGCCCGTCGCACGCGCAGCGTGATCATGTTCCTCGGGCCGCTGATGCACCGCACCGACCGCTTCAAGATCCCCTACGCGGGCGGCTGCGACCTGGGCACCCGCACCGTGCACCCGCACATGGCGGCGCTGCGCCACTTCGGCCTGGAGGTCACGGCCACCACCGGCTCGTACCACGCCGAGGTGGACCGCACCGTCTCCCCCAGCCGCGCCATCGTGCTGACCGAACGCGGCGACACGGTGACCGAGAACGCCCTGCTGGCCGCCGCCCGCCACGACGGCGTCACCGTCATCCGCAACGCCAGCTCCAACTACATGGTCCAGGACCTCTGCTTCTTCCTGGAGCAGCTCGGCGTGCGGGTCGAGGGCATCGGCACCACCACGCTGACCGTGCACGGCGTCGCGGAGATCGACCGGGACGTGGACTACGCGCCGTCGGAGGACCCGGTCGAGGCGATGAGCCTGATCGCCGCCGCCGTGGTGACCTCCTCGGAGCTGACGATCCGCCGGGTGCCGATCGAGTTCCTGGAGATCGAGCTGGCGGTGCTGGAGGAGATGGGCCTGGACCACGAGCGCAGCGGCGAGTACCCGGCGGACAACGGCCGTACCCGGCTGATCGACCTGACGGTACGCCCGTCGAAGCTGCGGGCGCCGCTGGACAAGATCCACCCGATGCCGTTCCCCGGGCTCAACATCGACAACGTCCCGTTCTTCGCGGCGATCGCGGCCACCGCCCAGGGCTCGACCCTCATCCACGACTGGGTCTACGACAACCGCGCGATCTACCTGACCGAACTGACCCGGCTGGGTGCCTCGGTCAAGCTGCTCGACCCGCACCGGGTGCTGGTCGAGGGGCCGACCCGCTGGCGCAGCGCCGAGATGATGTGCCCGCCCGCGCTGCGCCCCGCGGTGGTCGTCCTGCTGGCCATGCTCGCCGCCGAGGGCACCTCGGTGCTGCGCAACGTCTATGTGATCAACCGCGGTTACGAGGAGCTGGCGGAACGCCTCAACTCCATCGGCGCGCAGATCGAGACGTTCCGCGACATCTGA